A window from Theropithecus gelada isolate Dixy chromosome 1, Tgel_1.0, whole genome shotgun sequence encodes these proteins:
- the NKAIN1 gene encoding sodium/potassium-transporting ATPase subunit beta-1-interacting protein 1 isoform X2, producing MAVILGIFGTVQYRSRYLILDRDFIMTFNTSLHRSWWMENGPGCLVTPVLNSRLALEDHHVISVTGCLLDYPYIEALSSALQIFLALFGFVFACYVSKVFLEEEDSFDFIGGFDSYGYQAPQKTSHLQLQPLYTSG from the exons ATGGCAGTCATCCTGGGCATCTTTGGCACCGTGCAGTACCGATCCCGGTACCTCATCCTG GACCGGGACTTCATCATGACCTTCAACACATCCCTGCACCGCTCCTGGTGGATGGAGAATGGACCAGGCTGCCTGGTGACACCTGTTCTGAACTCCCGCCTGGCTCTGGAGGACCACCATGTCATCTCTGTCACTGGCTGCTTGCTTGACTATCCCTACATTGAAGCCCTCAGCAGCGCCCTGCAGATCTTCCTGGCA CTGTTCGGCTTCGTGTTCGCCTGCTACGTGAGCAAAGtgttcctggaggaggaggacagcT TTGACTTCATCGGCGGCTTTGACTCCTACGGATACCAGGCGCCCCAGAAGACGTCGCATTTACAGCTGCAGCCTCTGTACAC GTCGGGGTAG
- the NKAIN1 gene encoding sodium/potassium-transporting ATPase subunit beta-1-interacting protein 1 isoform X1, which translates to MGKCSGRCTLVAFCCLQLVAALERQIFDFLGYQWAPILANFLHIMAVILGIFGTVQYRSRYLILYAAWLVLWVGWNAFIICFYLEVGQLSQDRDFIMTFNTSLHRSWWMENGPGCLVTPVLNSRLALEDHHVISVTGCLLDYPYIEALSSALQIFLALFGFVFACYVSKVFLEEEDSFDFIGGFDSYGYQAPQKTSHLQLQPLYTSG; encoded by the exons GTGGCTGCGCTGGAGCGGCAGATCTTTGACTTCCTGGGCTACCAGTGGGCTCCCATCCTAGCCAACTTCCTGCACATCATGGCAGTCATCCTGGGCATCTTTGGCACCGTGCAGTACCGATCCCGGTACCTCATCCTG TATGCAGCCTGGCTGGTGCTCTGGGTTGGCTGGAATGCGTTTATCATCTGCTTCTACTTGGAGGTTGGACAGCTGTCCCAG GACCGGGACTTCATCATGACCTTCAACACATCCCTGCACCGCTCCTGGTGGATGGAGAATGGACCAGGCTGCCTGGTGACACCTGTTCTGAACTCCCGCCTGGCTCTGGAGGACCACCATGTCATCTCTGTCACTGGCTGCTTGCTTGACTATCCCTACATTGAAGCCCTCAGCAGCGCCCTGCAGATCTTCCTGGCA CTGTTCGGCTTCGTGTTCGCCTGCTACGTGAGCAAAGtgttcctggaggaggaggacagcT TTGACTTCATCGGCGGCTTTGACTCCTACGGATACCAGGCGCCCCAGAAGACGTCGCATTTACAGCTGCAGCCTCTGTACAC GTCGGGGTAG